The genomic stretch CTATGGCGGATCAATCAAACTCCAGCGAGCTCTTATCTCTGACGACGAACATCGTTTCGGCCCATGTGTCGAACCATTCCGTTCCCGTCGACGATCTTCCTCAGCTCATTCGGGACGTCTACCAAACGCTATCTACGGTTGGCGGCGTCACGGAACGGGAGACCGAACGGCCGACACCGGCCGTGCCGGTCAAGAAGTCCGTAACCCCCGATCACATCGTCTGTCTGGAAGATGGCAAGAAGCTCAAGATGCTGAAGCGCCATCTCAAGACGGCCTACAACATGACGCCGGAGGAGTATCGGGAGCGCTGGGGCCTTTCGCCCGACTACCCGATGGTCGCGCCGAACTACGCGAAGCAGCGGTCCAAGCTGGCCAAGCAGATCGGCCTGGGCACGCGCGCGCGGCGCCGCCGGGCCTAAACTCCGCCGTCCAGCTCGGCCGGGCGTGGCCGATAGGCCATTGTTCGCCGGCATTGCAGATGCGATATTCCCGCAGCACGTCTGATGCCGATCCGCGGGAGCGGCAGGCGCCATCGTTGGCGGAATGATGGATTCTCGTATCGAGCAGCTCTGCGTCGAGAAGGGCCTCAAGATGACCGAACAGCGGCGGGTCATCGCAAAGGTGCTTTCCGACGCGACGGATCATCCCGACGTAGAGCTCGTGTTCAAACGGGCGTCCGCCGTCGATCCGCGCATCTCGATCGCCACGGTCTATCGGACCGTGAAGCTGTTCGAGGAAGCCAATATCCTCGAGAAGCACGATTTCGGTGACGGTAGGGCGCGTTACGAGGAACGGTCCGACGAACATCACGACCATCTCATCGACGTCAACTCCGGCGAGGTGATCGAGTTTCGCAACGACGAAATCGAGAAGCTGCAGCGCCTGGTCGCACAGGAGCTCGGCTATCGGCTGGTCGGCCACCGGCTGGAGCTCTACGGCATCCAGGCCGAAGAGGCCGATGGCAAGCCGGCGCGGCGGGACCGCCAGCGGGAATCCTGAAATTTCTAGGAACCGATCGCGTCTTGCGTCATTCTCTGCAGCAACCCACTCTCTGCGGCAACTCACGGGGACGCCGCGTGCCGACAAGGCGGCCATGAAGACGTGACCCACAGCGAAATCCCGCGTCCGGTCGATGTCAGGGCGCGGAACCTGCACATTAGGCTGGCCGAATCGGCCGACGAGATCAGGGCCTCGCAAGGCCTGCGCTACCGCGTCTTCTGCGAGGAGATGACGGCCAAGCCGAGCCAGGAAATGGCCTCGCTGGAGCGCGAATTCGACAGCTTCGACGAGTTCTGCGACCATCTCCTGGTGATCGACGAGACCCGCGGGAGCGACGCCGCGCAGGCCGTGGTCGGGACCTACCGCATGATGCGCCGCGAGGCCGCGGACCGCTTCGGCCGGTTCTACACCGCGGGCGAATACGATATCACCAACCTGGTGGCCCACGGCGGGGAGCTGCTGGAGGTCGGCCGGTCCTGTGTCGATGCCGAGTACAGGACCGGCGCAACCATGTACCTTCTCTGGCGCGGCATCGCGGCCTACGTGTTCCACTACGACATCGATATCCTGTTCGGCTGCGCCAGCCTGCCCGGCGTTGAGCCGCGCGAACTCGCCGTGCCGCTCGCCTTCATGTATCACAACCACATGGCGCCGGCCTTTCTGCGGCCGCGCGCCCTGCCCGAGCTCTACGTCGACATGGACTTCATGCCGCCGGATCAGATCGACCAGAAAGCGGCGCTCCAGGCCCTGCCACCGCTGGTCAAGGGCTATCTGCGCCTCGGCGGCTTTGTCGGCGACGGCGCCGTCGTCGACGGCGAATTCGGCACGACCGACGTCTGCATCCTGGTCAAGACCGACCGCGTGACGGAGAAGTACTACCGTCACTACGTGCGGGAGGAGAGCAGGGCCTGACGGTCATGGCGAAGACCATCCCCTCCTCGCGGCTCGTCGCGCTGGTCCGTCTCTCCCTCATGACGGGCTTCACCTTGCCGATGATGGCTTTGCAGACACTTGCGCTCTCCCTGAAGCTCCGGCTGAGCCACAAGCTGCCCCGCTGGTACCACCAGCAGTGTTGCCGGATCCTCGGCATCGAGGTCGTGTGCAAGGGCGAGCCGTCGCACGAGCATCCGACCATCTACCTCGCCAATCACGTCTCCTATCTGGACATCACCGCCCTGGGATCGCTGATCTACGGCTGCTTCATCGCCAAGGCGGAGGTGCGATCCTGGCCCCTGTTCGGCTGGCTGGCCCGGATGCAGCGGACGGTTTTCGTCGAGCGCCGGCGGACCCGCACCGCCGACCACCGCGACGAGCTGCTGGACCGCATGGAAAGCGGCGACGACCTGATCCTGTTCCCCGAGGGGACCAGCGGCGACGGCAATCGGGTCAAGCCCTTCAAGAGCGCGCTCCTGTCCGTGGCCGAGTACCGGCCGAAGGGCCGCCCGGTCCGGGTGCAGTCGGTCTCCATCGCCTATACCAAGCTCGACGGTTTGCCCTTGGGCCGCTACCTCCGGCCGCTCTTCGCCTGGTATGGCGATATGGATCTGGCACCCCATCTATGGCAGATGGCGGGAATGGGGCGACTGACGGTTGAGATCCGTTTCCACCCGCCGGTCACGGTGGACGAATTGGGATGCAGGAAGGCCTTGAGCGAACACTGTCAGCGTCTTTCATCCCTCGGTGTGGCCTCGGCCCTGACCGGGCGCCCCATGCCGGCCGGGGAAGCCGCGGTGCCGGTCCCGGCAAGCTAGGAAACCGCCGTTCTTGCCCGACCTCGCGCGCCTAGACATGTCCCGACCACGAAGAGACCCCGCGGAGCCCGCCGGAACGGCGGCGGAATGCGCCTGATATGGCAAAGCAACTCTTTATCAAGACCTATGGTTGCCAAATGAACGTCTACGACTCGACCCGTATGGCGGATACCTTGGCCCCGCTTGGCTATGCCGTGACCGACAGGCTCGAAGACGCCGATCTGGTGATCCTGAATACCTGCCATATTCGTGAGAAGGCGTCGGAGAAGGTCTTCTCCGAGCTCGGCCGGCTGCGCCGGCTGAAGCAGGCCAAGGCGGCCCGGGGCGCGCCCATGCTGATCGGCGTCGCCGGCTGCGTCGCGCAGGCGGAAGGCGAGGAGATCGTGCGCCGCGCGCCCCAGGTGGACCTGGTTTTCGGCCCCCAGACCTATCATCGCCTGCCGGAGATGGTGCGCCGCGCGCTCGGCCCCGAAGCCGGCCGGCCGGTCCTGGATACCGAGTTTCCGACCGAATCCAAGTTCGATCACCTGCCGGAGGAGGCCTCGCCCCAGGGCGCCGCGGGCTTCCTCTCGATCCAGGAAGGCTGCGACAAGTTCTGCACCTTCTGCGTGGTGCCCTACACCCGCGGCGCCGAGTTCTCGCGGCCGGCCGCCGAAATCGTCGCCGAAGCCGAGCGCATGGTCTCTGCCGGCACGATCGAGATCACGCTGCTCGGCCAGAACGTCAACGCCTATCACGGCGAGGCCGGGGCCGCCGCCACCTGGGGCCTCGGCCGCCTGATCCGGCGCCTGGCCCGGATCGACGGCCTTCGGCGCCTGCGCTACACGACCTCCCACCCCGCGGACATGGACGCCGAGCTGATCGAAGCCCACGGCGATGTCGCGGAACTCATGCCCTACCTGCACCTGCCGGTGCAGTCGGGTTCCGACCGGATCTTGCGGGCGATGAACCGGCGCCACGGGGCCGCGGACTACCTCGACATCGTGGCCCGCCTGCGGCGCGCCCGCCCGGACCTGGCCTTGTCCTCGGACTTCATCGTCGGCTTCCCGGGCGAGACCGATCAGGACTTCGCCCAAACTCTGCGCCTGGTCACCGAGGTCGGCTACGCCCAGGCCTACTCCTTCAAGTACTCGCCGCGCCCGGGCACGCCGGCGGCCGATCAGCCCGATCAGGTGCCCGAAGCGGTCAAGGACGAGCGTCTCGCCATGCTGCAGACCCTCTTGAACGAGCAGCAGACGGCCTTCAACCGTGCCAGCGTGGGCCGGGTGGTCGAGGTCCTGTTCGAACGCGCCGGTCGCGGCGCCGGCCAGCTGGTCGGGCGCAGTCCCCATATGCAGGCGGTCCACGCCGCCGCGCCCTCGGCGCTCCTGGGCCGGCTGGTGCCGGTCGAGATCGAGGCGGGTCATGCCAACAGCCTGGCCGGCCGGGTCGTCGAGGCGCGTGCCCCAGGGCCGGCCGGCGGGATTCCGGTCGGCGCAGCTACCGCGGGAGCCGGCCGATGAGCGTCTCCCAGACGGCCGATCAGCCCGATGTCCTGCAGTTCGAGGACAACAGCGTGCTCCCCATGCTGTTCGGCGAGCACGACCAGAACCTGGCAAGGATCGAACGGCAGCTCGGGGTCTCGCTCGCCTGCCGCGGCAATCAGGTGGCGATCAGCGGGCCGCCCGACGCGGTGCGCAACGCACGGGCCGCGCTGACCGCGCTCTACGACCGCTTGCTCAAGGGCCTCGGCGTCGGCGACGGCGAGGTCGACGCCGTGGTGCGGCTGGCCCGGAGCGAGGCCGACCCGGACCAGGGCGCGGCAGCCGACGCGATCCACGCCGAGCATCTTACGATCCGGACCCGCCGGCGGCACATCTCGCCGCGCTCCGCCGGCCAGGCGGCCTACATCGACGCGCTGATGCGCCACGAGCTGGTGTTCGGCCTCGGGCCCGCCGGCACCGGCAAGACCTACCTGGCGGTCGCCATGGCGGTCTCGCTGCTGATGTCCGGCAAGGTCGACCGGCTGATCGTGTCGCGGCCCGCCGTGGAGGCGGGGGAGCGGCTCGGCTTCCTGCCGGGGGACCTGCGCGACAAGGTCGATCCCTACCTGCGGCCGCTTTACGACGCGCTCTACGACATGCTGCCGGCCGATCAGGTCATGAACCGCCTGTCGAGCGGCGAGATCGAGGTCGCGCCGCTCGCCTTCATGCGCGGGCGCACGCTCAGCAACGCCTTCGTCATCCTCGACGAGGCGCAGAACACCACGCCCGTCCAGATGAAGATGTTCCTGACCCGCTTCGGCGAGAACAGCAGGATGGCGATCACCGGAGACCTGTCGCAGATCGATCTGCCTCACGGCCAGCCGTCCGGGCTGCGCGACGCGGTCGAGCTGCTGGGCGATCTGGACGAGGTGGCTTTCGTCCGCTTCACCGACGCGGACGTGGTGCGCCACGCCTTGGTCACGCGGATCGTTCGAGCCTACGATGCCAGGGACCGGAAGCGCGGCGACAAGGGGCGATGAGGGCGAGACGACGGTCTCTCAACAGGGCATGAGCGAAGAACCTCCAAGTACCGGCTTGAAGCTCTGGGTCCTCGCCGAGGATCCGCGATGGCTGTCCGACCTGCCCGAGGCAGAGGCCGTTGCGCGCCGCGCCGCCGAGGCGGCCTGGCGCGCGGCCCGGCCGTCCGACGACGCGGCGCCGCCAAGTGAGGTCTCGATCGTGCTCGCCGACGACGCCACCGCGGCGGAGCTGAACCGGCGCTACCGGGGGCGGTCCGGCCCGACCAACGTGCTGTCCTTCGGCGATCTCGACGGGCCCGGCGATCCCGGGCCCGGGCCGCGCCTGCTGGGCGACGTGGTGCTCGCCCGCGAGACGATCGCCCGCGAGGCGGTCGTCCAGGACAAGCGACTGGCCGATCACTTCGCCCATCTCGTCGTTCACGGGCTGCTCCACCTGCTCGGTCACGATCATCAAACCGCCGGCGAGGCGGCCGCGATGGAAGACCTCGAACGCCGGATCCTGGCCGGGCTGGGCGTTCCCGACCCCTATCGGGACGCCGCCGAACCTCGGGACGCCCTGCCGGCGGGAACTGTGTCATGACCAGCTACTCCGGCAACGCCAAGCTGGGCCGCAACGGCCAGAGCGAAGGGGGGCCGCTCGTCGGCCTCTGGCAGTGGCTGCGCGGCCTGTTCCGCGCGCGCAACGGCGATGCCCTGCGCGAAACCATCGAGGAGATCATCGAGGAGATCGGCGAGACCGAGGTGGAGGACGCCGAGGGCCCGCCGATCAGTAACGACGAGCGGATCATGCTCGCCAACATCCTCAAGCAGCGTCACTCCACGGCCTACGACGTTATGGTGCCGCGCGCCGACATCGTCTCGGTCGACGCCGAGACGGACCTGGACGAATTGCTCGACGTCATGAGCAAGGCCGGGCACTCGCGCCTGCCGGTCTACCGCGGCACGCTCGACGACGTACTCGGCCTGGTCCATATCAAGGACGTGCTGCCTTGCGCGGCCGCGCCCGAGAACTTCGATCTGCCGGCGATCATGCGCAAGGTCCTCATCATCGCGCCCTCGATGCGGGTCCTCGACCTCCTGCTCGAGATGCGCCTGTCGCGCACCCACATGGCGCTGGTGGTCGACGAATTCGGCGGGATCGACGGGCTCATCACCATCGAGGACCTGGTCGAGGAGATCATCGGTGAGATCGAGGACGAGCACGACGTGGTCGACGGGCCGAAACTGGTGTTCCGGGCCGACGGGTCGCTGATCGCCGATGCCCGCGCCATGGTCGAGGAGTTCGAGGAGCTGGTCGGCCCCGTGCTCTCGGATGAGGAGCGGGAAGAGGATATCGATACGCTGGGCGGCCTGGTTTTCTCCCTGGCCGGCCGGGTTCCGACCCGAGGCGAGCTCCTGGTGCACGAACCCTCAGGTGTCTCTTTCGAGGTGCTGCAGGCCGACCCCCGGCGCATCAAGCGGCTGCGTGTTCGCAACCTGCCGGAAAGGGTGACCGACCGTGGCCATCGCGCTGCAGACTGATCCGGCGGCACCCGCGCTCAAGCTCGCCCGCCGCCTGGCCGGCCTCGGCACCTGGCCGCGCCTCGCATTGGCGGTCGGCCTGGGGCTCCTGGCCAGTACCGCCCTGCCGCCGCTGCATCTCGTGTTTCTGCTGGTGCCGGCCTTCACCGGCCTGCTTTGGCTGCTGTCCGGGGTAGGTAGCGCGCGGGCCGCGTTCGGCCTCGGCTGGGCTTTCGGCTTTGGCTACTTCCTGGCCGGACTCTATTGGGTCGGCATCGCCTTCTTCGTCGACGCGGAGCGCTTCGCGCTGCTGATGCCGCTGGCGGTCGGCCTGCTGTGCGGCGGCATGGCGCTCTTTCCGGGCGTCGCGGTGGCGCTGGCCTGGCGTCTGCCGGGTCCCCGGCACGGCCGCTGGCTGATGCTGGCCGCCGCCTGGCTGTTCGCCGAGTGGATTCGGTCCTGGTTCTTGACCGGCTTCCCCTGGAACCTCGTCGGGTCGGTCTGGGTGTTCTCCGACGCCGTGCTGCAGAGCGCCGCGCTGGCCGGCGTCTGGGGCCTTTCCTTCGTCACCGTGGCCGCCGCCGGGGCCCCCGCCACGCTGGGTATCGCCGGCGCTGGCCCGTGGATGCGCTGGGCGCCGGTGTCGGCAATGGCCGGCTTGCTGCTCCTGCTGTGGGCGGCCGGGGCCTGGCGGCTCGCCTCGGCGCCGGCGCCCGGCGCCGACGGGGTCGAGGGCGTGCGGTTGCGCCTGGTCCAGCCGAGCATCGAACAAACGCTCAAATGGGACCCCGAGCTGCGGTTGCGCAACCTGGTCGACCAGGTGAACCTGTCCCGGCGGCCCGGCGCGGAACCTGTCACCCACGTGATCTGGTCCGAGACCGCGGTGACCTATTCTCTGGAGCAGGAGCCGATCCTGCGCCGCGACCTCGCCGCGGTCATCCCGCCGGACGGACTGCTGCTGACCGGCGCGATCAGGTCCTCCTTCAGCGGCGGCCGCCGGCAGGTCTGGAACTCCTTCCATGCGCTCGACGGCGCCGGCGCGATCCGGGCCACCTACGACAAGTTCCACCTGGTGCCCTTCGGCGAGTACGCGCCGCTCCGGGAGTGGTTGCCGATCGACAAGCTGACACCCGGCGCCATCGATTTCAGCGCCGGCCCGGGGCCGCTGTCGCTTGACCTGCCGGGCCTGCCGCCGGTCGGCCCGCTGATCTGCTACGAGGTGATCTTTCCCGGTGCCGTGGTCCAGGCGGACAGCCGCCCTGGGTGGCTGCTCAACCTGACCAACGACGCCTGGTTCGGCACCAGCTCCGGGCCGCACCAGCACCTGGCGGCGGCCCGCCTGCGCGCGGTCGAGGAAGGCCTGCCGATCGTACGCGTCGCCAACTCTGGCATCTCCGCCGTCATCGACAGCTACGGCCGCCTGCTCGACAGCGCCGGCCTCCAGGAGGTCCGGCTGATCGACTCCCCCCTGCCGAAGGCGCTCGAACCGACGCCCTTCTCGCGAATCGGCAATGCCGTCATTGCCGTGTTGCTGTTCGCGGCCCTGGCGCTGGCCTTCGGTCTGAAGTGGCGCGAAGGCCGATAATCTTCTCTCTTTCCGAGTTCATAAAACCTTCATAAGGGTTCACAATCAGACACATACTATGGTATGCGTTGACTGCATCGGGATCGGGGGTTGATGCGAAGATTTTCAAGAAGGAGATTACCGTATGAACCGGGGTGGGGATAAAGACTCCAGCCGCGGCGAAGGCGTGCCCAATCCAATTGATGTTCACGTCGGCGGCCGGGTGAAGCTCCGTCGGACTTTGTTGGGGATGAGCCAGGAAAAACTCGGGGAGGCCATCGGCCTTACTTTTCAGCAGATCCAGAAATACGAGAGGGGTTCGAACCGGATCGGCGCCAGCCGGCTCTTCGACCTGTCGCGCGTGTTGGACGTGCCGGTCGGTTTCTTCTTCGACGACATGTCGGAAGACGTCGCCGCCGCGTCGCCCGGTCAGGTGCGGGGCAAGGCCGAGGTCGAGCCCTTGAACGAGCCCAGCCCGATGGCCCGCCGGGAGACGCTGGAGCTGGTACGGGCCTATTACAAGATTCAGGATCCCCAGGTCCGAAAGAGGCTGTTCGAGATGGTCAAGGCGCTCGGCCTCGGCCCCTACGAGAAGGCCGGCTGACGCGGCGACGCTGCGGCATTTCTGCTTGACGAAAAAATTGCACTGGCGGCAAAGTGCCGCCGGCCGCGGCTACCGTGCTATCGGCGGCGCAGCGGAATGACGGCAAATCCGCCATCGGCTTGGCTCTGCGCGACGACCGCAAGGTCCCGAAGGTCGCGGCACCCGCCTGGGAGAATCTGATTTGAAACAGAGGCGATATCTCTTCACCAGCGAATCCGTGTCGGAAGGTCACCCCGATAAGGTTTGCGACCGAATCTCCGACACTGTGGTGGATCTGTTTCTGTCCCAGGACCCTCTGTCGCGGGTCGCGGTCGAGACCCTGGCTACCACCAACCGGATCGTTCTCGGCGGCGAGGTCCGCGGGCCCTCGACGGTGACGCCGGAACTGATCGAGGAAGCGGCGCGCCAGGCGGTCAAGGATATCGGCTACGAGCAGGAAGGCTTTCATTGGCGATCGGCGGCGGTCGAGAACTTCATCCACGAACAGTCAGTGGACATCGCCCAGGGCGTCGACGCCGCCGGCAACAAGGACGAGGGCGCCGGCGACCAGGGCATCATGTTCGGCTACGCGTGCCGCGAGACCGAGGAGCTCATGCCGGCGGCCATCCACCTGTCGCACAAGATCCTCCGGCTGCTCGCCGAAGCGCGCCACGCGGGTGACGCGCCCGGCCTCGGCCCCGACGCCAAGAGCCAGGTGACCCTCCAGTACGAAGACGACAGGCCGACCGGCGCCACCTCGATCGTGGTATCGACGCAGCACGCGGAAGAGCTCGATCAGGACGCGGTGCGCGAGATCGTCCGGCCCTACGTCCTCCAGGCCCTGCCCGAGGGCTGGATGTGCGACGACAGCGAGTTCTACGTCAACCCGACCGGCCGTTTTGTGATCGGCGGCCCGGACAGCGATTGCGGGCTGACCGGGCGCAAGATCATCGTCGACACCTATGGCGGCGCGGCGCCCCACGGCGGCGGCGCCTTCTCCGGCAAGGACCCGACCAAGGTCGACCGCTCGGCAGCCTACGCGGCGCGCTATCTGGCCAAGAACGTGGTCGCCGCCGGGCTCGCCGAGCGCTGCACGATCCAGCTGTCCTACGCCATCGGAGTCTCGAAGCCCCTGTCGGTCTACGTCAGCGCCTGTGGCGGCGAGCACCGGGTCGATCCGCATAAGCTGTCGCTTACGCTGCAGGACATGGTCGACCTCTCTCCGCGCGGCATCCGCGAGCATCTCGGCCTGAACCGGCCGATCTATGCCCGCACGGCGGCGTACGGCCATTTCGGCCGCGCGCCCGACCCGCAAGGTGGATTTTCCTGGGAGCGCCTCGACCTTGTGGAAGGACTTAAGGCAGCCTTCGACGCCTGACCGGCGTTCGCTTGGGTGCGCCCGGTCCCGCCGGGCAGGCGCGATCCGCCGCTAGGCGCATGGCCGGCCGCGATCCCCACGAGGGCCCGGGCTTTCCGCGGCGCAAGACCCACGGCCGCCGGCTCGGCCGGCCGCTGCGGCCCAAGGCGCGGAGCCTGCTGGAGAGCCGGCTGCCCGAATTGGCCGTTTCGCTTCCCGCGCCCGGCTTGACGCTGGACGCCGGCGGCCTGTTCGACGTGCCGCCGAAGGAAGTCTGGCTCGAGATCGGTTTCGGCAGCGGCGAACACCTCGTTTGGCAGGCGGCGGAGAACCGGGACGTCGGCATGCTCGGTGCCGAGGTCTTCATCAACGGCGTCGCCGCCGCGGTGAAGCGCATCGAAGCCGAGGGGGTCGGCAACGTCCGGCTCTACCAGGGCGACGCGCGCGATCTGCTGGATGCCCTGCCACCGGCGGCGCTCGGCCGGGTGTTTCTGCTGTTTCCCGACCCCTGGCCCAAGGTCCGGCATCACAAGCGCCGTCTTCTGACGGATTCCCTGCTCGACCGCCTGGCCACGACCCTCAGCGACGGCGGCGAGCTGAGGATCGCGACCGACCACGACGGCTATCTGCGCCGCATCCTGGAGTTGACCACCGCCCATCCGGCCTTCCGCTGGCTGGCCCGGGGCCCGGACGACTGGCGGCGCCGTCCGGACGACTGGCCCTCGACCCGCTACGAGCTCAAGGCGCTCAGCCAAGGCCGCCGACCGGCCTTCCTGCGCTTCCTCCGCGTGCCCCGGGACAGAGCCCCGGCGACGGCCGCCGATCCGGCATAAAGGCCTTGCGAACTTGGGTTTCGGGGCGTAAATTCCGCCTAACCATAAGGGTGGACGCAACCGGCCGAACCGGGTGCGTCTGGCTCTCGAAACGAGGTGGGCCAAGGGCCCACTTTTTTGTTCGGCATAAGCGGGAGTCGGTGAGTGGCGCTATCGAAGCCTTTCGAGGCGGTGCCTGGCGCGCATTTGACCAGTGAAGGTAAGGCGGCCGAAGTCGAGCAACTGATCTCGGCGCCGCTCGAGGCGCTCGGCTACGCGATCGTCCGCGTGCTGCTGTCCGGCGACCGGCGGGCCAAGCTGCAGGTAATGGTTGAGCGGCTCGACGGCGCGGCCGTCACGGTCGACGACTGCGCCGCCGCCAGCCGCGAGATCTCGGCCCACCTCGATGTGGCCGACCCGATCCGCAGCGCCTATGTGCTGGAGGTGAGCTCGCCGGGGATCGACCGACCGCTGACGCGGCTGGACGACTTCGCCCGCTTCGCCGGCTTCGAGGCGCGGCTCGAGACGCGCATGCCGATCGAGGGGCGCCGGCGCTTTCGCGGCACGCTGCTCGGTCTGGACCGGGACTCGATCCGCCTGGCGACGGAGACCGGCGAGGTCAGCTTGCCCTTCGGTGACCTGGCCAAGGCCAAGCTGCTCTTGACCGACGACCTGATCGCGGCCCATGGGGCGGCGCCGACGGAACGACAGTGATTTTGACGATGGGGACCGAGACGAGATGATGGAGACGGCAACTCTTTCCCGAACCGAGCTGCTGCAGGTGGCCGACGCCGTCGCGCGCGAGAAGAGCATCGAGCGCGACGAGGTGCTGGAGGCCATGGAGCAGGCGATCGGCAAGGCCGGCCGCGCCAAGTACGGCCACGAGCACGATATCCGGGCCGAGATCGACCGCAAGTCCGGCGAGATCAGGCTGCGCCGCTTCCGCGAGGTGGTCGACGAGGTGGAGAACGAGTTCACCCAAATGACCCTCCAGGACGCCGAGATCCGCCGCCCGGGCTCGACAGTCGGCGATTTCGTGGTCGAGGACCTGCCGCCGATCGACCTGGGGCGCATCGCCGCCCAGACGGCCAAGCAGGTTATCGTGCAGAAGGTGCGCGAGGCCGAGCGCTCGCGCCAGTTCGAGGAGTTCAAGGATCGGACCGGCGAGATCGTCAACGGCATCGTGAAGCGCAACGAGTTCGGCAACGTCACGGTCGACCTGGGGCGGGCCGAAGGCCTGATGCGCCGCGACGAATCGCTGCCGCGCGAGACCTTCCGAACCGGCGACCGGGTGCGCGCCTACATCTACGACGTGCGCGA from Kiloniellales bacterium encodes the following:
- a CDS encoding MucR family transcriptional regulator, which encodes MADQSNSSELLSLTTNIVSAHVSNHSVPVDDLPQLIRDVYQTLSTVGGVTERETERPTPAVPVKKSVTPDHIVCLEDGKKLKMLKRHLKTAYNMTPEEYRERWGLSPDYPMVAPNYAKQRSKLAKQIGLGTRARRRRA
- a CDS encoding Fur family transcriptional regulator, which produces MDSRIEQLCVEKGLKMTEQRRVIAKVLSDATDHPDVELVFKRASAVDPRISIATVYRTVKLFEEANILEKHDFGDGRARYEERSDEHHDHLIDVNSGEVIEFRNDEIEKLQRLVAQELGYRLVGHRLELYGIQAEEADGKPARRDRQRES
- a CDS encoding GNAT family N-acyltransferase, with product MTHSEIPRPVDVRARNLHIRLAESADEIRASQGLRYRVFCEEMTAKPSQEMASLEREFDSFDEFCDHLLVIDETRGSDAAQAVVGTYRMMRREAADRFGRFYTAGEYDITNLVAHGGELLEVGRSCVDAEYRTGATMYLLWRGIAAYVFHYDIDILFGCASLPGVEPRELAVPLAFMYHNHMAPAFLRPRALPELYVDMDFMPPDQIDQKAALQALPPLVKGYLRLGGFVGDGAVVDGEFGTTDVCILVKTDRVTEKYYRHYVREESRA
- a CDS encoding lysophospholipid acyltransferase family protein, giving the protein MAKTIPSSRLVALVRLSLMTGFTLPMMALQTLALSLKLRLSHKLPRWYHQQCCRILGIEVVCKGEPSHEHPTIYLANHVSYLDITALGSLIYGCFIAKAEVRSWPLFGWLARMQRTVFVERRRTRTADHRDELLDRMESGDDLILFPEGTSGDGNRVKPFKSALLSVAEYRPKGRPVRVQSVSIAYTKLDGLPLGRYLRPLFAWYGDMDLAPHLWQMAGMGRLTVEIRFHPPVTVDELGCRKALSEHCQRLSSLGVASALTGRPMPAGEAAVPVPAS
- the miaB gene encoding tRNA (N6-isopentenyl adenosine(37)-C2)-methylthiotransferase MiaB; this translates as MAKQLFIKTYGCQMNVYDSTRMADTLAPLGYAVTDRLEDADLVILNTCHIREKASEKVFSELGRLRRLKQAKAARGAPMLIGVAGCVAQAEGEEIVRRAPQVDLVFGPQTYHRLPEMVRRALGPEAGRPVLDTEFPTESKFDHLPEEASPQGAAGFLSIQEGCDKFCTFCVVPYTRGAEFSRPAAEIVAEAERMVSAGTIEITLLGQNVNAYHGEAGAAATWGLGRLIRRLARIDGLRRLRYTTSHPADMDAELIEAHGDVAELMPYLHLPVQSGSDRILRAMNRRHGAADYLDIVARLRRARPDLALSSDFIVGFPGETDQDFAQTLRLVTEVGYAQAYSFKYSPRPGTPAADQPDQVPEAVKDERLAMLQTLLNEQQTAFNRASVGRVVEVLFERAGRGAGQLVGRSPHMQAVHAAAPSALLGRLVPVEIEAGHANSLAGRVVEARAPGPAGGIPVGAATAGAGR
- a CDS encoding PhoH family protein, translated to MSVSQTADQPDVLQFEDNSVLPMLFGEHDQNLARIERQLGVSLACRGNQVAISGPPDAVRNARAALTALYDRLLKGLGVGDGEVDAVVRLARSEADPDQGAAADAIHAEHLTIRTRRRHISPRSAGQAAYIDALMRHELVFGLGPAGTGKTYLAVAMAVSLLMSGKVDRLIVSRPAVEAGERLGFLPGDLRDKVDPYLRPLYDALYDMLPADQVMNRLSSGEIEVAPLAFMRGRTLSNAFVILDEAQNTTPVQMKMFLTRFGENSRMAITGDLSQIDLPHGQPSGLRDAVELLGDLDEVAFVRFTDADVVRHALVTRIVRAYDARDRKRGDKGR
- the ybeY gene encoding rRNA maturation RNase YbeY; this translates as MSEEPPSTGLKLWVLAEDPRWLSDLPEAEAVARRAAEAAWRAARPSDDAAPPSEVSIVLADDATAAELNRRYRGRSGPTNVLSFGDLDGPGDPGPGPRLLGDVVLARETIAREAVVQDKRLADHFAHLVVHGLLHLLGHDHQTAGEAAAMEDLERRILAGLGVPDPYRDAAEPRDALPAGTVS
- a CDS encoding hemolysin family protein, encoding MTSYSGNAKLGRNGQSEGGPLVGLWQWLRGLFRARNGDALRETIEEIIEEIGETEVEDAEGPPISNDERIMLANILKQRHSTAYDVMVPRADIVSVDAETDLDELLDVMSKAGHSRLPVYRGTLDDVLGLVHIKDVLPCAAAPENFDLPAIMRKVLIIAPSMRVLDLLLEMRLSRTHMALVVDEFGGIDGLITIEDLVEEIIGEIEDEHDVVDGPKLVFRADGSLIADARAMVEEFEELVGPVLSDEEREEDIDTLGGLVFSLAGRVPTRGELLVHEPSGVSFEVLQADPRRIKRLRVRNLPERVTDRGHRAAD
- the lnt gene encoding apolipoprotein N-acyltransferase, translating into MAIALQTDPAAPALKLARRLAGLGTWPRLALAVGLGLLASTALPPLHLVFLLVPAFTGLLWLLSGVGSARAAFGLGWAFGFGYFLAGLYWVGIAFFVDAERFALLMPLAVGLLCGGMALFPGVAVALAWRLPGPRHGRWLMLAAAWLFAEWIRSWFLTGFPWNLVGSVWVFSDAVLQSAALAGVWGLSFVTVAAAGAPATLGIAGAGPWMRWAPVSAMAGLLLLLWAAGAWRLASAPAPGADGVEGVRLRLVQPSIEQTLKWDPELRLRNLVDQVNLSRRPGAEPVTHVIWSETAVTYSLEQEPILRRDLAAVIPPDGLLLTGAIRSSFSGGRRQVWNSFHALDGAGAIRATYDKFHLVPFGEYAPLREWLPIDKLTPGAIDFSAGPGPLSLDLPGLPPVGPLICYEVIFPGAVVQADSRPGWLLNLTNDAWFGTSSGPHQHLAAARLRAVEEGLPIVRVANSGISAVIDSYGRLLDSAGLQEVRLIDSPLPKALEPTPFSRIGNAVIAVLLFAALALAFGLKWREGR
- a CDS encoding helix-turn-helix domain-containing protein, which encodes MNRGGDKDSSRGEGVPNPIDVHVGGRVKLRRTLLGMSQEKLGEAIGLTFQQIQKYERGSNRIGASRLFDLSRVLDVPVGFFFDDMSEDVAAASPGQVRGKAEVEPLNEPSPMARRETLELVRAYYKIQDPQVRKRLFEMVKALGLGPYEKAG